The following proteins come from a genomic window of Eleginops maclovinus isolate JMC-PN-2008 ecotype Puerto Natales chromosome 8, JC_Emac_rtc_rv5, whole genome shotgun sequence:
- the LOC134868057 gene encoding uncharacterized protein LOC134868057 isoform X2 — translation MGKCKFSDLWLEESLFKEWLRPVVGNSQEAYCNVCKKTISITWMGVKAVKSHMLSSSHQARMRGRNAQLPLSLFYTGTTATSTPSTSTAPSTSTAPSTSLALPLQYPASSPTTSNRCTTDGQKQTLGTTTSTLQAEVLWCLDVAMKHHSFNSNEGIGELFRNMFPDSEIAKSFALGKDKTGYIIKFGIAPYFKRQLVEAINNAGPYVLMFDESLNQSSKKKQMDIHIRFLEDGCVRSRYFGSQFLGHGRADDLLQHIKECVAKLNMRQLLSVGMDGPNVNFKLLDLLQKEHAELHGGAQVLMVGSCGLHTLHNAMKAGFTGWQIDKLLRALHYLFHNVPARREDYTNITGSSCFPLSFCGHRWVENVPVAERVLEVWTMIQKFVNAVEDKKVTKPNTASYDAILAAQGDPLLIPKLQFFLAIARSFNPFLKKYQTDEPVLPFLAEDLTELLLSLLRRFIKRELLQDQTPLQLIKLDISEEKNWVSLKRVDIGLGAESAIKVMSSFSNSHPFSWSWAEKKNLFPSNP, via the exons ATGGGCAAATGCAAATTTTCGGACCTCTGGCTGGAGGAATCGTTGTTTAAAGAATGGCTTAGGCCAGTAGTTGGCAACAGCCAAGAGGCTTATTGCAACGTCTGCAAGAAGACGATAAGCATTACCTGGATGGGGGTGAAGGCGGTGAAATCGCACATGCTATCAAGTAGCCACCAAGCTAGGATGCGTGGACGTAATGCTCAGCTACCGCTGTCACTGTTTTACACTGGCACAACGGCTACATCGACGCCCTCAACCTCAACTGCTCCTTCAACCTCCACTGCTCCCTCAACCTCGCTTGCTCTCCCCCTGCAATACCCTGCCAGTAGTCCTACCACCAGCAACAGGTGCACGACAGACGGTCAGAAGCAGACGCTAGGCACTACCACCTCTACCTTGCAGGCTGAGGTACTGTGGTGTTTAGATGTAGCAATGAAACACCACTCGTTCAACTCGAACGAAGGCATAGGAGAGCTGTTCAGAAATATGTTCCCGGACTCCGAAATCGCCAAATCCTTCGCTTTGGGCAAGGATAAAACCGGGTACATAATAAAATTTGGCATCGCACCCTATTTTAAGAGGCAACTGGTTGAGGCCATAAATAATGCCGGACCGTACGTCCTTATGTTCGATGAGAGCCTCAATCAATcgtcaaagaaaaaacaaatggacataCACATTCGTTTTTTGGAGGATGGTTGTGTACGCTCGAGGTATTTTGGCTCACAATTCCTGGGACATGGGAGAGCTGACGATCTGTTGCAGCACATCAAA GAATGTGTTGCAAAACTCAACATGAGGCAGCTTCTCTCAGTAGGAATGGATGGCCCAAATGTAAATTTCAAACTCCTGGATCTCCTTCAAAAGGAACATGCTGAGCTGCATGGAGGTGCTCAAGTCCTGATGGTTGGGAGCTGTGGACTCCATACCCTCCACAATGCCATGAAGGCAGGCTTTACAGGCTGGCAAATTGACAAACTCCTGCGCGCTCTCCATTACCTCTTCCACAACGTTCCTGCCCGGAGAGAGGACTACACCAACATCACCGGGTCGTCCtgctttcccctctctttctgcggCCACAGATGGGTGGAAAATGTGCCGGTTGCAGAGAGAGTCCTGGAAGTTTGGACCATGATTCAGAAGTTTGTCAATGCTGTTGAGGATAAGAAGGTCACAAAACCAAACACGGCCTCTTATGATGCCATCCTGGCAGCACAAGGGGATCCACTCTTAATCCCAAAGCTTCAATTCTTCCTCGCCATTGCGAGAAGTTTTAACCCATTTCTCAAGAAGTACCAAACAGACGAGCCAGTGTTGCCTTTTTTGGCAGAAGATTTAACTGAGCTCCTGTTG AGTTTACTGCGGCGGTTCATCAAAAGGGAACTCCTACAGGACCAAACCCCCCTGCAGCTGATTAAATTGGACATCTCTGAGGAGAAGAACTGGGTCTCCCTCAAAAGGGTAGATATAGGCTTGGGGGCTGAATCTGCCATCAAG GTGATGTCATCATTCAGCAATTCACATCCTTTCTCTTGGTCGTGGGCAGAGAAGAAGAATTTGTTTCCTTCCAACCCCTGA
- the LOC134868057 gene encoding uncharacterized protein LOC134868057 isoform X1, translating into MGKCKFSDLWLEESLFKEWLRPVVGNSQEAYCNVCKKTISITWMGVKAVKSHMLSSSHQARMRGRNAQLPLSLFYTGTTATSTPSTSTAPSTSTAPSTSLALPLQYPASSPTTSNRCTTDGQKQTLGTTTSTLQAEVLWCLDVAMKHHSFNSNEGIGELFRNMFPDSEIAKSFALGKDKTGYIIKFGIAPYFKRQLVEAINNAGPYVLMFDESLNQSSKKKQMDIHIRFLEDGCVRSRYFGSQFLGHGRADDLLQHIKECVAKLNMRQLLSVGMDGPNVNFKLLDLLQKEHAELHGGAQVLMVGSCGLHTLHNAMKAGFTGWQIDKLLRALHYLFHNVPARREDYTNITGSSCFPLSFCGHRWVENVPVAERVLEVWTMIQKFVNAVEDKKVTKPNTASYDAILAAQGDPLLIPKLQFFLAIARSFNPFLKKYQTDEPVLPFLAEDLTELLLSLLRRFIKRELLQDQTPLQLIKLDISEEKNWVSLKRVDIGLGAESAIKALLGKPGSKIGELSVLHLRKECLQGLIKIVKKLQEKSPLKFPIVRQITCLDPTRMARDPEWCILQMKSLVQAFIQGQQLAGGIAAGKNIFYRDSRSG; encoded by the exons ATGGGCAAATGCAAATTTTCGGACCTCTGGCTGGAGGAATCGTTGTTTAAAGAATGGCTTAGGCCAGTAGTTGGCAACAGCCAAGAGGCTTATTGCAACGTCTGCAAGAAGACGATAAGCATTACCTGGATGGGGGTGAAGGCGGTGAAATCGCACATGCTATCAAGTAGCCACCAAGCTAGGATGCGTGGACGTAATGCTCAGCTACCGCTGTCACTGTTTTACACTGGCACAACGGCTACATCGACGCCCTCAACCTCAACTGCTCCTTCAACCTCCACTGCTCCCTCAACCTCGCTTGCTCTCCCCCTGCAATACCCTGCCAGTAGTCCTACCACCAGCAACAGGTGCACGACAGACGGTCAGAAGCAGACGCTAGGCACTACCACCTCTACCTTGCAGGCTGAGGTACTGTGGTGTTTAGATGTAGCAATGAAACACCACTCGTTCAACTCGAACGAAGGCATAGGAGAGCTGTTCAGAAATATGTTCCCGGACTCCGAAATCGCCAAATCCTTCGCTTTGGGCAAGGATAAAACCGGGTACATAATAAAATTTGGCATCGCACCCTATTTTAAGAGGCAACTGGTTGAGGCCATAAATAATGCCGGACCGTACGTCCTTATGTTCGATGAGAGCCTCAATCAATcgtcaaagaaaaaacaaatggacataCACATTCGTTTTTTGGAGGATGGTTGTGTACGCTCGAGGTATTTTGGCTCACAATTCCTGGGACATGGGAGAGCTGACGATCTGTTGCAGCACATCAAA GAATGTGTTGCAAAACTCAACATGAGGCAGCTTCTCTCAGTAGGAATGGATGGCCCAAATGTAAATTTCAAACTCCTGGATCTCCTTCAAAAGGAACATGCTGAGCTGCATGGAGGTGCTCAAGTCCTGATGGTTGGGAGCTGTGGACTCCATACCCTCCACAATGCCATGAAGGCAGGCTTTACAGGCTGGCAAATTGACAAACTCCTGCGCGCTCTCCATTACCTCTTCCACAACGTTCCTGCCCGGAGAGAGGACTACACCAACATCACCGGGTCGTCCtgctttcccctctctttctgcggCCACAGATGGGTGGAAAATGTGCCGGTTGCAGAGAGAGTCCTGGAAGTTTGGACCATGATTCAGAAGTTTGTCAATGCTGTTGAGGATAAGAAGGTCACAAAACCAAACACGGCCTCTTATGATGCCATCCTGGCAGCACAAGGGGATCCACTCTTAATCCCAAAGCTTCAATTCTTCCTCGCCATTGCGAGAAGTTTTAACCCATTTCTCAAGAAGTACCAAACAGACGAGCCAGTGTTGCCTTTTTTGGCAGAAGATTTAACTGAGCTCCTGTTG AGTTTACTGCGGCGGTTCATCAAAAGGGAACTCCTACAGGACCAAACCCCCCTGCAGCTGATTAAATTGGACATCTCTGAGGAGAAGAACTGGGTCTCCCTCAAAAGGGTAGATATAGGCTTGGGGGCTGAATCTGCCATCAAG GCACTCCTGGGCAAACCAGGATCAAAGATAGGTGAACTCTCTGTACTCCACCTCAGAAAAGAGTGTTTGCAGGGTCTGATTAAGATCGTAAAGAAACTGCAGGAGAAATCGCCATTGAAATTCCCCATAGTTAGGCAGATCACCTGTTTGGATCCCACAAGGATGGCCAGGGATCCAGAGTGGTGCATCCTACAGATGAAGTCATTAGTGCAGGCTTTCATCCAGGGGCAGCAGCTGGCAGGTGGCATTGCAGCTGGtaagaacatattttataggGACAGTAGAAGTGGATAA